The Struthio camelus isolate bStrCam1 chromosome W, bStrCam1.hap1, whole genome shotgun sequence sequence ATCTCTAAACATGGGAAATGGAATAGTTGCTAGGGCTGTTGGAGAGACAGTGTCATAAAACTCACTTAAAAATTGTCAGAATCTTAGTTGTTTtaccaaaggaaaagggagatgcACGCTGATGGTATGGTTTCTTCCAGGCAGTAGGGTGAGTTAGAAGTTATCATAGGCTCCTGGGCTTCAGTAACGTGCTCAGTGCGTGAGGTCAAACTGCTTTTTCTGATCAGAGCATACTTAGGAAGAAAAACTGTGCTAGTATGAGTCCTCTGACTTACCGCATGAGAAGGTTCGGTTGGTGCCATCTTCCCAATTGGTGCATGCAAGCCAtcacctagttttttttttcctaacacagaTAAGGGGTACAAACATTTCATTACACTTTAACAGGCTGCTTTGAAAAAGGTAGAAAACCCACAAAAGCTGTATTATACAGGCCACGAGTGTGCATCCAAAGGAGAATACGAAAGAGGCTACGCAGGAGCCCTGATTAttggaaggggagaagaagagtgTCATGAGTGGCCTCAGCACAGGACAAGGCTGAGCAGCCCTGGAAGCAGCTCAGCCAAGcttcctgaaggcaaggaggAAGGATGGAGCTGGGAAGGGAACACTTTGGGGTGAAACGGTGGCTTTACTGAAGTCAGCGACAAAACCAGAgcgaaggaggacccagggaggTCAGTGTTTCTTTGGAGGACTTGTGTGAGGAAGAGATTTATAGTGGGGTTTTGAAGGGTCATTCTGCTTGGCTCTGCTTGGTCAACCAGTAGGAAATTACACTACTTTGTGGTTATTTCTGCTGTAAATTACTCGGCTACTCTTGGCGCTCGGTGtgctgagaaaagcagcatccccctcactcccagcaaACGAACCCATCGTATTTGCTCTCCACTTGCTCACAGAAAGTAGGAATGAACAGCCCATATCCTTGGTTAGCAAGAGAACGCGTGGCAGAGGGGGAGGTAAGCTGCAAACTGCTTACGGTGGGCagatttgttgggtttttttagagcTGTTTTGCATAGTGCATGCTCCCCAGCCCCTTTAGTTCAGTGTACTCAGAAAAGATAACTGTGAAGGCTTTCTTGTTATGGTGAAAATAATGGCGTTATTTAAACGTAGTCATATTCTGCGCTGCTTGTTTGCGGTAGCCCGGGGTGTCCTTTCTGCTGAGTTTCTTTTGCTCGCCAGAACCTGGTCCTGCTGCCATAAAATACCTGACAGTTTTACCACCGATTTATTGTTGAAGCTGGATTGGATCCTaagaaaaggttatttttgcCTACCTACAAATAACTGCCGTCTGTTCTAAAAGATTTCTACTAACAAAATGGGGAATTAATTTCTGTGTAAAATACGAGAGGAAACACTGTTGATAATAACTTGTATGTGAACCTTCACAAGATAGAACTGTGCAGGTAACGTGAAATAAGTATGGCATTAAATATGCTAATAAGATAATGCCATGTTAGATTGGAAGGCAAAGACGTACAGTAAGCCTCCAAATATCTCCAGGATGAACTACATGTTTCCAGGAGCCTGGACATTACCtataaaggcatttttttcccaaagtatATATACTGTTTACATTTCATGAATAAGATTAATTGAGCAGTATGGGCCATATTATTTCAGATGCCCGAAGTCAAAGGTGCAAACTTCGGAATTGGTCACAAAGGCAGATAAAAGTATGATTCAGGAGAACACAGAGGAATTGTATTTCCTCTGTAGAGACTCCCTTGTTGAATCATGCAGAAACTATTGATTATAtttcaaaggtgttttttttttaaatacatgccaCTGACTTCATCTGTCTAGAGCTGTCTAAACTTCAAACAGATTTGGGAAACACAGTAGATAAAAGGAACGTATGAGAAATAAATTATGTCACCAAACTGGCAAAAGTCGTTCCCCCAAAAGAGGAGTCTTTTCATAGAAAAAGTATCCTTTTCCCTGCTTATTGATAATCAGGAAGTTTACACATAGGCTATATTTATCTAAATAGATAATTTTAAATGAGCGTTGCAatataatcattttaaaattctatGTAAGAATCTGTCAGTTCTGGCAGACTATTGTGGAAAAAATGCCTTGCTTTTTGATTTGAATGTGTTATTAGCGTTTGCTAATTTAGAGTTTTCTATTCTGAATACGTTCACATCTGCAAAACGTTGATATGTGCCTCCCATATTTTTTCTGATCACATCCACGGAAAGATATGAAGAACCATAAGGAATCGAAGCTGTACTGTACGGTGTTCATTGTTCACGATTAAAGACAACTCCAACAGTGTGTTGCACTGAGCCAATAGCTTCAAGGTAAGGAGGATATCCTGGGCAGCTCTATACTCGAGTCTCTGCTTAAAGTTGGGCAAAACAGTGATTTGAAAGCAGCTTGCCAGGTGGCAGCCCTTCTCACCAAGCCCCTGGGGGTGAGGTGAGATGAGATGTGAGCAGCCTCAGCTGTCTTTTTGTGAGGGGGCTAAGCCAGGCGGTGTGCTCCGATGTCTCCGCTTGAACCTCATACAAGCCTGCATCTTAAAACCATTGCAGGGTGCTGTTCCTGAAACAGCTACGTACTGTTATTTGCACAAACAATAACCAGTTTGAATAGATAAATTAGAAAACTGTGATCTCCAAAACTTATTCTTGATTCAGAGAGGCGATATGTTTCAAAGAATTTATTCACATTAGCTGATTTTGGCTAAAGATTCCCAAGATATTAACGGCAGAACTAGGAATGAAAGCGatgtaaaagctttaaaaaggccATAATGGTCAAAGGTCCATCTAACCCTGTGTCTCATCTCCAGCAACGATCAGAAACAGATGCTTAAGGAAATAGCGTAAGAACAGGGCGAGCATATCTAATACGTATGCCTTTCCCACTTGTTGCCATAATTGCCATAATTCTAAGTAGAAGGAATTTTTTCTTAGCTGATGATAAACCATATGATAGCCTATTCTGATCATAACTCCATCACCTTGATGAAATACTGGAAACGCTCAAATTGTTGTCAGACCCCactaataaagcaaaaaaaattccattaattaaagaatgaaaagagaaCAGTGAAAAGACCATaggatttaaatgaaatataatggAATTTATTTCTGAGTGGgaaggaatttattttaaaaatgcagtaatcTGAGGGTGAAGGCTTCCTCTCACAGCACCATGTGGGAATAATGAGTTTCCTGTAAGGGGGAATATCTGTAAACTATGCCATCCTAGCTTGATTGTTTTTTTTATGTTACTaaacatccattttcagggcGATTAGTATTGGGGAATTATTTCATCAGCATTATCCTAGAGCGCCTGGTCGGATGGAGGAGGTGGCGGGGGAGAGGAAACGCGCAGCAAAGAGCGcaaagggaaaaagagcttcTGCTCTGTGCAGTTACAGGCTCTCCGGGGACTGTTTGTCTGCCAAATGTTTCCTAAATTCCCAACTCTATCCTTTAGACGCTCAAACGTTAAGAGGCGGCTCGTAAAAAGAATAACAGCGATGCTGTGCTGGGGCTGCGCTGACTCGATGCGTCTGTGCTGGTGGTTCTCCTGTGTATTTGACATGGTTGACTTAGGACGTCTTGGTCACGGCTTGTTTTTCCAGCCCGGCTCTTCATCCTGGCAGATTTGCTTTCAAGTGCCAGCCACCTTTGTGAAGCTACCTTTAGATCTGCTTTTAGTGAAGCAGGTGGGGAGGGAAGCTGACAGGCAAAATTGCAGTGTTATCAGAAAGCCATGCGCTTGTGTGCTCTGCGAGAGGCACTACTTCAAATGCCTTTTCACTGACAGGTTTAAAATGCAACGTTTGTTCTTAGCCTTTGTTGGCTTAGTTcggctgtttttctgttttaaaaagaaaaaaggtggccGTCTCACCCTCAGATCCCCTCATATGTAATCTGCTAAACTACCAACTGGATCCAAGCGAGTAGATTTTGTGTATGTTTATTCAGCCAGCAGATCAGCTGTTATTGAACAACTTGTAGGGAAATATTAAGGGATCAAAAATTCCCATTATCCACCtatggaaggaagggaagaatctTTCTGTGTCTTTGTAGCATTGCTCTAACATCAGCAATGAGTCCAAGGTGCCTTTTGGCATCACAGAGCTATTGAGGTGCATGCTCCATCTCCGTGACACACGACAGAGTAACACCACATCATCCAGATTTGCCTCACACCCCAAAATTGCTAGGAGAGCTCTAGCACCCAGAAGTTATTTGGTGACAGCCACCCTAGCCCTGTGGCCAAATGGTGAGATGTGAGCACGAGCTCGGAAAGGGTAAGCCTGACCTGTGTAAGTCCTGCTCCAAGACAACTCACCGTCTCTGGTCCAGCAGGTCCAGTTGTGGTCCTGGACAGCTTGGGATTGTGTTTTTGACTTCATGTGTCAGGCATTTCAGGGTGTTTAATTTAACATTGCTTCAGAAACCCTTTAGAAAGCAGTGGACCTGCAGCATTCAATCTGCTACAGGTGATGTTTTTGATTTCTATTCTTTTTCCAGCTATTCCTATTGTCCTCAAGGTTGCAGGCAACTTGCTTTGTGAGTAAAAAGATCTGTTATTTCCTAAATGAGAACCTACCCCTCTGCATTATGTGGGAGTAATGTAGGATATAAGGAGTGGTGACCCTTTATAATGgattttcttccatttgcttCACTGAATCTTCAAGGACTGCATTTCGATTCTTCCTTCGTGATTTTACCTCAGAGGTTGGCACGTTAGGGTTGCAAAAGAAGAGCTCTAGTCAGATCAAAAGAGGTGGCAAGTAAGTGCGTTAAGTGCATAAAATCCTCCCCTTCaacaaatatatgttttatatgaGCGCAGCATCAGTGCGTTATACCACAAAATCAATGTAATTTACACAACTCTACACTAAAGTTCTCTCTACCCTGCTTCTACCTCTCCCCTcacagcataaaataaaataaaatgatccttTGTGCGTTTCTCAATAAATGTGCTTCTGATATGCTTCTTATCAAATCAATCTGACACTCTTCCCTTTCAAGCCTGACATGCCATTAAATTGACGtgcaaagattttcaaaagcGCACAAACCGTcttaatttatatatttcttaATGGTATAAGgtataaatagcttttaaaaatttgaGATGGTCTAATCATGTGTTTTAAAATCCATATCTTTGAGGGGTGAAGAACGCAGCTCATTTTAATGTGTTACAGTTGCTGCTTCTCTCATTAGTTGCTATGCCTCCTGTTAGAAACGTGTAGCCACCGTAACCATGAAAATTCAACATTCATCCTCCCGCTTGAGGAcatgtttattttgaaacaagaaCCGCACTGTGGTTCATTTGTGCAACGTTTACATGGAAGCGTTTGTGGATATTGTGAAATTTGCAGCCCACGTAACGATGCCAACATTACACCTGCAATTTATACATTTCTTGGTTCGTTTCGAGGAATGTCTACTTGTGCActcaaaaaattacttttagtaCTCCCTAAACAAATCCAATGGTAACGAGTGtaataaatcagttttaaaaatccataaatttgcttttgtgggaagagaagagaagttaGGAAACTTAACCAGCAActtacctttgctgctctttCCTGTTCAAGGCATTGTCTGAACAGACGAGGCATCTCTGGACGGCATTTGAAAGCCTTTGAGCTTGTGTCCTGTCTGGTAAGAGGTTGCAAATATCAGAAATCAGAATTTCCAGCAGGTACTGCTGGGCCTTATCACTGTAGCACTGACTTAAGAACAAGTAGCTGTAGTACAGGGGCACAATCAGGGACACAAGAAACTCTTGGTGGGGCTGGATGTACTGCTCCTGTTGGTGTAAGGGGAGACATCAGAGTCTGTCCACAAAATTAAATGAGCTCTGTCCAGAGCTGCATCCAGAAGCTAATAAGAGATTGAAACTGGTTTTGAGATCTTGGCATAGCATAATAACTAACACGGTCTATTTATTGAGGTGccccttttcatttaaatgacATCTCCCAAATCTCTCCCAGTGTTTCCTCCTGTAAGTGCATTGCAGCAAACATATCTAGAAGCTGCAAAGCTTTGATTGCCTCAAAAATTACAGTAACCTTGGCAAATTGAAAGCAATTCTTTTATCAGTATTACATCGGGAAACACTATAAAACACAAACTAGATTTGTAATGCATTGGGATGTGCAAGGGGTGGAAATCTCCCAGGATTTTGCCTCGGGATCTTTCCCAGGATTTACCAGATTAAATTCTCACTAGTCTTCTGTTTACTCCTAGCATATATTCACAGGCTTGCCCAAGTGGATAAATGATCATAGAATGTCTGGGAATATAACACATATCTTCTTCTCTTCAGTCATagtgacaaaaatataaatattccatCAGGGATAATCAATATCACCAATGCCGACAACTGTTATGAAATATTCTGTTCATTCACCTCTGTTTCTTCTTCCAGGATGTGGAAGAAATAGTTTGATTGGTTTCTTGGTTAACTGCTTATTTGCCTGTGCTTGTGGGCATTTAAGTGAGTGGGGTGTGGTAAGGATACACTGAGATAAAGctaatttaaaagaaactcaTTGTGCTTTTGATTGTCTAgttcattaattattttttcctctttcgaGGGTAAGCTCCACAGCAAACAGCCAGCATGCGTGACAATTCTGCCTGTAGCACTGACGTTCCCCCGGCTGAAGTCTTCATCCAGGAGAAAACATCCTTCATCTCAGGTGctatttcccttttcaaaaaaatcGAGAGCAAGCTTCAAAAGATGGGCACTTTCTTAAACGGTAGGTGGGCTGACTACTGCCTGACCCTTTGAGGAAGTCATGGGATAAATACAAATGGGGGACAGTATTCtccaaaacttttcagaaagtgCTATCAGCCTTGGATTGCAATTTCATGGGACAGAGACCCCCCAGCTCCTGGACTTATAACTGAGTTGGGCTGTGGGCAACTGAAGagattttctttgcaaagcaCTGCTACTGATCTCAACAGAGCCATTTCTTCAGCCATGGTTTCCTTAAATCAGTATTAGAACAAATCTGGTTTTATTTTAGTGAAACAGAGGGTTTTGTGTTCTTGATTACAATGTTGGAAGCATGATACAAAAAAAGTCAccccaaaatcacagaatcacagaatggttgaggttggaagggacctctggagatcatctagtccaacctccctgctcaagcagggacctctagagcatattgcccaggatcacatccagacgggttttgaatatctccagcgaaggagactccaccacctctctgggcaacctgttccaatgctcagtcaccctcacagtgaagaagttttttctcaggttcagatggaacttcctgtggttcagtttctgcccattgcctcttgtcctgttgctgggcaccacggagaagagactggcctcatcctcttgacactcccccttcagatacttgtacacatttatgagatcgcctctcaatcttaaAATGTACgtcttttttctatttctctcctGAAAAAGTGTTTAGGTACCCAAAAAAGTCTTTTCCTAACTAAATCAGCctgactagttaaaaaaaaaaaaaaaatctttgtctgcAAACCTCGCCCGCCGGGGTCTTGTTCTCGCCGTCACTCATGGATTGTCTTTTCTTCATTGCAGGCAGTGTCTTTGTAGCCAGGTGCTAACCCAAGAGTACTTCAGCAGGCATTGTGGCCTTTAGAGAAGGACAATATCGCAAGTCCTCTTTACTCTGGCTGTGCCTGAGGCATCTGAGGCTGCCAATGCAATAGAATCATCAAAAAGTGTGTTGAGAATAAccccccctttattttttaaattattttttaactcgAGCTGCCAAGGGCTGTGCATTTGGTGAGCCCTGGGGATGCATATTAAGGATGGGTCTGGGTGTGCCCGAGTTAGCTTTTGAAGGAGACGGGCGCTATGAGATGTCACTTTTCCACGACAGGGCCGCTTCAGCAAGTCGACTGAACGGCTCGTTCATTTGATCCCTCTCTCCTTGCGATATGATTTGCGTATTGGCGTTTTCATGGCTCTGCAAAAGCGAAAATGTTTTACTTCGTAGGAAGTATTACCTACACGATGTTTCTGCTAGTTTCGCTAGACCGCGTATGATGTATAGGCAGTTTTTTATAGAGATCACAAAGAGCACATTTAGTAATAAAGCTGGCTGAGCTGGCATTTAGATTTTCTTGCCTCCCGTTGTTTTTTCTTGACAGTTTGAGGTTTGGGCCGTCACCGCCGGTCACGTGGGTGACTTTGAAAGTCGTTAAATGACTCCGGAGCTGGATTTTGTGAGCGCGGGGGCGGGAGCCG is a genomic window containing:
- the LOC138064231 gene encoding uncharacterized protein, whose protein sequence is MVRCEHELGKGKPDLCKSCSKTTHRLWSSRSSCGPGQLGIVFLTSCVRHFRVFNLTLLQKPFRKQWTCSIQSATGDVFDFYSFSSYSYCPQGCRQLALTAFRFFLRDFTSEVGTLGLQKKSSSQIKRGGKHCLNRRGISGRHLKAFELVSCLGKLHSKQPACVTILPVALTFPRLKSSSRRKHPSSQETLLETKDLKVSSKKNILVNDLKKGDS